GAGCAAAGTGTCCCCCCACTCGTGCCAACGAGAgccttgggggaaaaaaacaacctttggCGTACCTTCAAGTACTTCTTGTAGTTGTTGAAGACCACGGCGAGAAAGACGGACATGAAGATGTAGGTGTTGACCAGGATGTAGACGATGAAGAAGATGACAAAGGCCGAGCCCGCGTTGTAAGCGGGCATCCTGCGACGGCGGCGAGTGACGGCGGCCGTCTCGTTAGGGCCGGGCGACAGCCGGCAACGGCGAGCGACGGCAACTCACATGACGTCGGGGCTGTTGGCCGTGGTGACCAGCACGTAGAGATCGAAGACGGCGTCGGCGTAGTTGGAGAAGTACGGCGCGCCGTCCGCCGTCTTCAGGCCGCTGCCCAACATCGCTCGGGTTAgtcgacggcggcggcgccgaaCAAATGTTTGTTCGTCGGCTGCCGGCCCCGTCCGATGAGTTGAACAAAAAAAGTAGCCTTCCAAAAAAAACCCGGAAGACGACTCACCGCTTGCCAAAGAGTTTGAGCGCCATGAGCGAGAAGATGAGGATGCTGAAGATGAAGAGCAGGAAGACGGAAAAGATCTGCGGCAGGGCGTTTCGGATGCTTCGGAAGGCCCTGCGCAGCTTCGCCCGCCGCGTAGCAGGAGGACACTCAGGCGGGCGGGCCGAAGgacgggcggacggacggacggagcaaCAAATGGGACGCCTACCTGTCTCCCCTCCGTCACGTTGACCAACAGGAGCGGTCGCAGCACTCGCGACCAGCGCGGGGAGTCCACGCCGGCGGCGCGCAGGGCGCCGTAGATGATCATGTCCGTTAGCGTCAGCTGAAAAGCACGCGGGCGCGCAGTTTAGCAGCGGCCAAGCGGCCGTTCCTCCCTGGGCGCCACATTCTCTTGGGTTTGGCCTCATTTTGGGCCACTCTGCCTTGACGCTCTGCAAATTTGGGATCCTTTTCTGTGGATTTCCAGGCGCTTTCCGTGGATTGGGGAGCATTTGGTTGACTTTGGGCTCACCGGCATCCATCCGACGGGAGCCCTCTGCGCTCTCTTCCGTTGACGCTCGAGCCGTTTGGAACCAAGGGGAGGGCGACGGAAAACCCTCAACCTAAACCCCGCCCGCTTACCGCCAGGACGCCGATGATGCAGATGTTCTTGGGGTCCTTCCAGAACTTGTCCGAAGGGATGACCTTGGCGTAGTGGAGCAGTCGCAGGGCAAAGACGTGCAGGCACAGCAGCTCGGCCAGCATGGTGGCCTGTGGACGAGTGGCCGGGCCAAGTCAGGTCAGGTCAGGTCAGGTCAGGCCACGCCAGGCGACCCCACGCTCCGGGCTCACCCAAGGTGGCAGCGGCCAGACGGCGGGCTCCTCGCAAATGGCCAGCCCCAAATGCAGCAGGATGAAGATGTAGAGCAGCGCCCGAGGGAGCCGGCGGTTGTACAGCAGATACAACCTGCCTTTGCAAACCACGGTcaggcggtggtggcggcggcggcggcggcagagtCCAGTCGGAGGCGGACGCCCCACCTGATGGCCCGCGGCGACGTGTCGAAGAAAATGTTGCGGTTGTACTGCGCGTCCGACACGTAGGCCGAGGCCAGGTCCAACTGCTTCGCTCCCCGAGCAAAGGAGACGAGCAAGAGATCAGGTGATTTTTCTCATAAAATGCCGCGAGCGTCCAATGGACGCAGGGCAGAGCAAAGAAGTCACGTGAAGCGTTTCCCCAAGTTATTGGCCCCCCCGCCCCCAGCGAGGACCGAGGATCGAACGTCGGACGTCGGCGGCCGCTCGAGGAGATCGCACTCGCTCACGGGATGCCAAGTTGCACGAATCACGTGaacgctcgctcactcactcactcacctctTTGCTTTTGGCGAGTTGTCCCTCACACGCACGCGCGGGCGCGTCGGCGCACGAGCTCGCCATCGTCAACCAGGCAGTTGCTCCGGCGTTCTGTGGTCGTGGTCCTCCTCCGTGGCCGCTTTCTTCTCCTCCCCCAACTTTGGACAACTTgagcggacggacggacggacggacggacttGAGATCGGGAGAACGGGAGAGCGCGAGGGCGAGCGTACCAGGCAAGTCACCGCGAACGCGCGCGCACAGCTCTTCTTATCCCCCCACACCCTCTCACTCCCCCTCCCCCGCCCCCATCGCCCTCCCCCTAACCCACCCCCATTGCGAGGCCCTCGCCCTCCCTCCTCCGCTTCCTCTCCGGCGCTGCGTTCACGCGTCGTGGGAAATATCCCAACTTCAAATGAGCCGGCCGTCAACTAGCGACCCATCGAAACTCGTAGGTGGGGGGGAACTTGCACGTTGGCCAGGGGAACGTGCCCTGGCTCATTTTTCACTTCGGTGGTTAACAGCACTAGACGTGCCGTCCCTCCATTTGAAGTCCGACTCTTGGCAGGGAATAAAAACAAAGGTAAACTAAACGAAATGTGGTTTAAATGTGTCAGCCTTTTCTTTCCAAAATTTATTGATCGAATAAGTTGCAGAAATGATCCGTCGTTTTGTGTCGCTTGTATCCAACGGGTTGGAAAGTCCCCAATtgcaaaaatggaagaaaaaaatcccatccaAATGTCAACTTCCCTAGCGGCCCCCCGGTGCATTGACTGGCACTGACACAAGACGGCCGCTAAGTGCTAACGGCCCGCCTGGCTAGCTCCCGGCGCGCCTTTCGCATCTAGCTTGATAAACATGCCATCTACTGACCCACCCCGCCTCCTTCCTACACTTCCGCCTTTTCCGTCCACCAGGCATTTTTCCCCTTCTTCCCTCCCTACCCccttcattctttttctttttttccccccctttctgCATCCCCATTCCCTACACCTATTTTTGAAGGGAGGTGGTAAACGTCGCCTTACGCTACGTCAGCGGTAGGAGGACGGCCACGGCCGACTGGGAACAGGGCGTCAGAAAGTGCAAGTGAGTGATCTTCAACTTGTAGAAGCGGTCCGGCCACAGCCAGGAATGGAATAGAGTGGAGTGGTTTGGTTGGTTGAttggttggttggtttgtttgttggttggttggtttgtttgttggttGGTTTGTTGGTGATTGCAAATATTGGACAAAATGCTCTGACCGTAATTGATGAAGCCGACATtcatccatacctgtcaacctcggccaattgctccccttattaatgattgcaattgtcCGTATTAAGTCCTAATATAGCATATAAATGCAAGGCGGCGCATATTTCTTCAcgtagggcgcacttaaaagtctaccattttcttcaaagtgaggggtgcccaatcagtatgcactaaattcaagattctgtagagtagatgttgctgtatgacgctTGACTGTggctacattgcttgctgacgcgctatatttatatggtCAAAAGGCGGACGGGTGAAAGGAGAATGCGTGTGCGCGTATCGTGATTAAAGCATGACAACgatagcaatcgacgatgacgttttcgtctgctagcaGTGATCCAGACGCTCCGGATTACAGCCCaaatggctaaaacgagatcgcttttacaacaacaaaaaacagacttttttttcccatgcaaaagttgttatacgacgtacacaatttgaaatgattcaaaaatgtataaaatacaggaaaaccgTATAGGTTGACTGTGGCCGCTCGTCCTGTATGGAAGGCTCCGATCTGGgccctccctccttccttccgAATGCCGTGTCTCGCCACCCAAGCCGTCGTGCCATGGAGTCCTCGAGAGCGTCACGGAACGCTATTTGCCTGTCTTTCTCTTCAAGGAGGCGGGCGCCATGCGGTGCCACGCGTCCCGCTTCTCCGGCGGCGTGGCCACGCGGGCGCTGGCGGTGGTGGCCGTGTTTGCGCTGACCTTCGGCGTGGCGCTCCCGCTGTGCTGCCACCGCCTGGTCTACTCCTACTACTTCCTGCGCTCCTTCTACTTGGACGCCGTCAGCGAGGAGGCGCTGCGGGAGAGTCTGCGGCGCAGTCAGGAGGCGCTGCGCTTTTGGCAGAGCGCCGCccctcccgccgccgccgccgccgccggcaaaGGGCCCCGGCCCCGGCCCGAGCTGCTGCTCACCGTGGTGACGGTGCGGCGGCGCGACGGCTTCCGTTACCACTACCTCCTGCAGGTGGCCCACCGGCTCCGCCTTCTCCTGGCCGGCTGCGGAGAGCGACCCTGCGCCGAGGTACAAAGGCGGCGCCGTCCGAGACgcggctcgctcgctcgctcgccggtCCCATTCGACCGCACCGGGAGACGGAAATTGAGACAACCGGCCCTCGTCTACCGGTACCGAGCATGAAATAAATATCAAGCTCCTCCctttctccctccctccctctcggcAGGTGGTGCTGTGCGACGTGGAGAGCGGGCCCGACGTCAACGAGGACGCCAAACTGCTGGAACGCCACTTCCGCGTGCTGCGCCGGCCGCCGGGCGAGCGCCCGGCGCTCAACGTCTTCGAGCGGGAGAAGCGGGACTACGCCTTCTGCCTGCGCCGGGCCTACGAGCTGGTGCGGCCCCGCCACGCGGTGGTGCTGGAGGACGACGCGCTGCCCCGCCCCGATTTCTTCCGGGTGCTGGAGGAACTCCTGAGGCGGCGCTTTGCCGCCGGCGCGCTCTACGTCAAGCTCTACCACCCCGAGCGGCTGCAGCGCTACTGGAACCCGGAGCCCTACCGCCTCCTGGAGTGGCTGGGCTTGGGCCTGCTGGGCGCCAGCCTGCTCCTGGGACTCCGGGGGCTGTTGGGGCTCCGGGGCCCCCCTGCCCCGGTCGAGCCCCGCCGGCCGTCGGCGCGCGCCTCCGCCGCCCAGCTGGCGCTCCTGGCCATCTACGTGATGGCCGGCGCCGAGCTGCTGGGCCGCCACTACCTGTTGGAGGCGCGGCGCCTCTCGCCGCAGCTCTACGCCGTGTCGCCCGCCACCGAGTGCTGCACGCCCGCCGTGCTCTACCCGGGCAACGCCTCCCTCAGGGTGGCCGCCTACCTGGACCGGGCCGTCTGCTACAAGGGCAACGCCAAAGACACGGTCCTCTACCGGTTGGCCCGCGCCGCCCCCGGCGAACGCTCCTACAGCGTGGAACCCAACCTCATCACCCACATCGGATGGTTCTCCTCCGTCAGGCCCAACTCGGCCCGCCCCAGACTGCTGTGACGCCCAGGCGTGGGCTGGCGGGCCACCCCAGAAGGCCGGCCACCCGGCTATTATCGGCATTTGGGATCGACGAGCGGCGGATACGGCGCCCTCCGGTGCTTTGCTCGCACACTGCCTGCCGTAAAAGCCGGCCACATTTGGCCAAACGGAGGTATGGATTTATCGGTTGTCATTTTCTCAACCCCTTATCCTGACAAGAGTGGCGTGGGGTGCTGGCCCGTATCCTAGCCGACTACGGGCGCCGGGTGGGGGAAACTGGCCATCGGGGGCCGGCCAAAGGACAATCAATCACggctagggccaatttagagtgatcaattaACTTAGGGTGCTGGTTTTTTGGGATGATTTTTGGGTATCGGGGTCGGAGCGGTCCACCGTCGTATGCAGGTCACCCGTATAAATTTTGGGGTGACTCGTTGGCGTCTCGGGGTGAGCGTCCCGAAAGAAAAATGGATTGATAATGTGTGCAATTGTCTTTATTTGGAAAATACAAAGCATTTGATTTCTGCCTTTTAAGAATGGCTGTTATTTTGGCGAGTGGGCGGCAACTTCCTCCGATCCTTGCCGGCGTTGCGTTTCCTCTTCTTTCCCAGGAAGGCGTCCAACTTGCCGCTCTTCTTCAACTCGGTGAACCTCGCCGCCAAATCCGCCCTCCTCTGCTCGGCTGccgaaaaacaacaaaaacaggccATTCAAACGGGATGGGACGTCTGGCGCCGCGTTTTGGACCGCTTTCCTTCAATTGACTGTATATTTGTTTcggtttttttctccaaattgttTTGAGCGACCGGTCATTGAAATCCACCATACGTACATTTCTTGAGGAAGAATGGGCGAGCGCCCCGACGGGCCCGTTCTCTCTGCTCCCTCTTGAATTGGAGCTCCTTGGCCCTTTCCTCCTCCTGACGCCGGTGCGTTCGCTCCCGTTGGGCCTGAGGGGTAAGAAAGGGGTTGGCGGTGCTAAAAGCCCACTCGCCCCCCCACCGAGCAccgagccagccagccagctcACCATCTTCTTGAGGAGGGAGCTGAGCTTCTCTTTCTCGTCCGCCTTCTTGGTTTTCTTCAGCTGTTTTCGGATCACCTGAAGCACACGCAAACTTTGGTCCCAAGCCTTTCCCGTCCACGCAAAGTcatctgccgccgccgccgccgccgggccAACCGAGCGGCCACGGTTTTGCCGGCAAATCCTTCACGCTGACCTGCGCCTCTCGCTGTCGGATGTCCTCGATAAAGCGGTAGGTCTTGTCAAAGATGTCCGCCTTGTACTCCCCCGAGAGTTCGTCGAAGCGTGGGTCTCTCAGCGTCTGGGCAGAGACCCAGATTTAGCGGGAACGCCAACGAAACGCTCCATCCTCGTCCACCGGGGATGACGGGCCTCCGTACGGAGCGCTCTGTTGGTGCCGCGGGCGGACGCTACTCACCGTCTTCTTGGTGACCACCACCTGGCGGAGGAAGGGCGCCCGTTTCTTGGACGAGACCTCCGAAGGCCTGAGCGAGGACAAAGAGACGTCGACGGCGTTCGGCGGtaaggtggcggcggcggcggcactgGGTTAAGTACCTGTTCTTGTTAAGGCGCTTGCGCGGTTTGGCGGAGCGCGGCTGGCGGGAGGCGCTCCCGCCGGCGGCCCGATCGTACGCTTTGGCGCCCAGTCGGTTTCGCAGCTTGAGGACCTCCTCAAAGGACAGCTCTGCGCACACAAAAACCCAAAGTGTAGTCGTAGTAGCGGCAGTAGTCGTGGGAAACGGTGAACAAGCGGTCGCTCATTTAGTGCCTTTGGCACAGTTTGGACGGCGGCTTATCGGTCAATGCGTGTCATGTTGTTTGCCGCCCGCCAGAGGTCAGCAACGACAAACAGTTAagagtagaagaagaagaaaaatggcgtACACATCATTGGTACTTGCATGGGGAATAAATAAAGTGCAGATTCAAACAACTTGCTTCTTAATGTAAAGCAAGAAGCGATACAGTGCGGCACGGGCGAGCAAAGaaacgagaaaaaaatatttggatcgACTTTCTGACGGCGAGCGTGGACCTTTTTGGACGTCGCCTCTCGTCCGAACGTCGTTGTTGTCGTCATGCTGGTGCTGGTCCTCGCCCTCGTTctcgtcctcgtcgtcctcgtcctcctcctcctcctcggacGATCCCAGCCGATCGTCGTCCAATCCTTCTTCTCGTCTCTCGGCCGAGTGCGCTCGTTCGTCCTCGTCGCCGACCATCTTCGCGTTCATGCTTTGGCCCACAGCGCGACTTTCCGAGGAAATGCCAAGAGCTCGGCGCATGCGCAACAGCGAGGCTTAGGGTTGGGGAGAAAAGAGGCGCCGAGCAACGGCGAATTGCACTCAGCTCCGTCCGTCCCTTCCCTTTTCGAAGGAGCCGCTTCCTCAGCTCGATCACAGGGGCGGCGACACTCCTGCTTGCATCATTTCACTTCCGGCTCAGGGAGTTTGGAATAGATGGAAACATGGCGTCCACGAGGACGCCTGCCGTTCCTTTCAATGGCCCACTGTCATTGTCAGTTAGTTCGTTTTTATGTGCTTTCATGGAATTGCAAACTAAAGTCTTTTGAAATGTCAAGCCCTCTTCTTTATGACCTAAGGGTTGAGTCTTATTTGGATGTCCGCCACAtattttgatggttttgtgttttttactttttttcctcctcctttttcAAGCTGGCTGGTATTTTCCCAGGGATATATTGATTCCTTCGCTGACGCTTGTAAAATTGTCTATTCTTAATATTATTTCAGAGGCCGTTTGTTTGCATGAAAAAAAGGCTTGGTAGACGAGCGGCTCCCACGTGCCGCCCGTCAACTCGACTTTGCAAGCGGTGAGCGTATGGCGCTCGTCAACGACCTGGATTCTTTCCCCCGGAATGTCGTATGTATTTACGCGGGTAACAATGCTCCCGTATTTGCTCGTGAACCAATTGAACGTCACCAAGCTTTCCCCCCGCCACGTCTTATGACGGAGAATAGGTCAAAAAGAGATCAggtaatcatttattttatttatttttttaatgaagagaAGGCTCTCTGTTT
The Stigmatopora argus isolate UIUO_Sarg chromosome 7, RoL_Sarg_1.0, whole genome shotgun sequence DNA segment above includes these coding regions:
- the rrp36 gene encoding ribosomal RNA processing protein 36 homolog, with translation MRRALGISSESRAVGQSMNAKMVGDEDERAHSAERREEGLDDDRLGSSEEEEEDEDDEDENEGEDQHQHDDNNDVRTRGDVQKELSFEEVLKLRNRLGAKAYDRAAGGSASRQPRSAKPRKRLNKNRPSEVSSKKRAPFLRQVVVTKKTTLRDPRFDELSGEYKADIFDKTYRFIEDIRQREAQVIRKQLKKTKKADEKEKLSSLLKKMAQRERTHRRQEEERAKELQFKREQRERARRGARPFFLKKSEQRRADLAARFTELKKSGKLDAFLGKKRKRNAGKDRRKLPPTRQNNSHS
- the pgap4 gene encoding post-GPI attachment to proteins factor 4 translates to MRCHASRFSGGVATRALAVVAVFALTFGVALPLCCHRLVYSYYFLRSFYLDAVSEEALRESLRRSQEALRFWQSAAPPAAAAAAGKGPRPRPELLLTVVTVRRRDGFRYHYLLQVAHRLRLLLAGCGERPCAEVVLCDVESGPDVNEDAKLLERHFRVLRRPPGERPALNVFEREKRDYAFCLRRAYELVRPRHAVVLEDDALPRPDFFRVLEELLRRRFAAGALYVKLYHPERLQRYWNPEPYRLLEWLGLGLLGASLLLGLRGLLGLRGPPAPVEPRRPSARASAAQLALLAIYVMAGAELLGRHYLLEARRLSPQLYAVSPATECCTPAVLYPGNASLRVAAYLDRAVCYKGNAKDTVLYRLARAAPGERSYSVEPNLITHIGWFSSVRPNSARPRLL